The following are from one region of the Flavimobilis soli genome:
- a CDS encoding TetR/AcrR family transcriptional regulator → MPKIIGGSLAEHREQTRNKLFNALATLMDDRGFDSITLAQIAQAAKIGRTAVYNHFPDKESLLVGFINHETEQYVASLERELENVDDPVDQLRTYVRAQMRLKRVFHLAPGPDLRTVVSRGTQHQLREHADMVESILKRIIGTGIERRIFPPQDLNVTVALVNACLSGRTLGHDEATRAVATRATEEFVLRAIGVDPSTATSPAGVVVEPVPSGAHPAPVGPAGCPFHH, encoded by the coding sequence GGCTCGCTCGCCGAGCACCGCGAACAGACCCGCAACAAGCTGTTCAACGCTCTCGCCACGCTCATGGACGACCGCGGCTTCGACTCGATCACGCTCGCGCAGATCGCACAGGCGGCGAAGATCGGGCGCACCGCCGTCTACAACCACTTCCCCGACAAGGAGTCGCTGCTCGTCGGGTTCATCAACCACGAGACCGAGCAGTACGTCGCGAGCCTCGAGCGTGAGCTCGAGAACGTCGACGACCCCGTCGACCAGCTCCGCACCTATGTCCGAGCGCAGATGCGCCTCAAGCGCGTGTTCCACCTCGCGCCAGGGCCCGACCTGCGCACCGTCGTCTCGCGCGGGACGCAGCACCAGCTCCGCGAGCACGCCGACATGGTCGAGAGCATCCTCAAGCGGATCATCGGCACGGGCATCGAGCGCCGGATCTTCCCGCCGCAGGACCTCAACGTCACGGTCGCCCTCGTCAACGCGTGCCTCTCGGGCCGCACCCTCGGGCACGACGAGGCCACGCGGGCGGTCGCGACCCGCGCGACGGAGGAGTTCGTCCTCCGAGCGATCGGCGTCGACCCGTCGACCGCGACCTCGCCTGCGGGCGTCGTCGTCGAGCCGGTGCCGTCAGGCGCGCACCCGGCCCCGGTCGGCCCGGCCGGCTGCCCCTTCCACCACTGA